The Equus quagga isolate Etosha38 unplaced genomic scaffold, UCLA_HA_Equagga_1.0 162532_RagTag, whole genome shotgun sequence genome contains a region encoding:
- the LOC124233226 gene encoding obscurin-like — translation MCELEIHGLAMADAGEYSCMCGQERTSATLTVRALPAKFTKGLRKEEATEGATATLRCELSKAVPVEWRKGSDTLRAGDRVSLRQDGAVCELEIRGLALTDAGEYSCVCGKERTSATLTVRGKDRVWPSQAVFRRPVIEFMTSVCVPSMFSPISVSLSPHNSLEFLPLSCCVNHRKLESKPLPTPCGTAGSVLLSCWVLCLFLCPVMSCF, via the exons ATGTGTGAGCTGGAGATCCATGGCCTGGCCATGGCGGATGCCGGGGAGTACTCATGTATGTGCGGACAGGAGAGGACCTCGGCCACGCTGACCGTCAGGG ccctgcctgcCAAGTTCACCAAGggtctgaggaaggaagaggccacAGAGGGGGCCACGGCCACACTGCGCTGTGAGCTGAGCAAGGCGGTCCCCGTGGAGTGGAGGAAGGGCTCTGACACCCTCAGAGCTGGGGACAGAGTCAGCCTGAGACAAGACGGGGCCGTATGTGAGCTGGAGATTCGTGGCCTAGCCCTGACAGACGCCGGGGAGTACTCGTGTGTGTGCGGGAAGGAGAGGACCTCGGCCACGCTGACCGTCAGGGGTAAAGACCGTGTTTGGCCAAGCCAAGCTGTGTTTCGGCGTCCAGTTATTGAGTTCATGACATCTGTCTGCGTTCCTTCCATGTTCTCTCCCATCTCAGTGTCACTTTCTCCCCACAACTCCCTGGAATTCCTTCCACTTTCTTGTTGTGTGAACCACAGGAAACTGGAATCTAAGCCACTTCCCACCCCTTGTGGCACTGCTGGTTCTGTCCTGTTGTCCTGTTGGGTTCTGTGTCTTTTCCTCTGTCCCGTCATGTCCTGTTTCTGA